The window ACTTTTTATTCACCATTTAATCCCACAACAATTTCCATCTACAACAAGTGAGTAGCGCCATTGATTGAGTTTCCTCCATGTTTTCCCTGTGTTTGATCACTGTCTTATTTTGTGCGTTAATGGCCTGCCTCAACGACCACCCAAATTTCAAGCACTACTGCAAGGTCTGCAAGAAGGGCTTCATGTGTGGCCGCGCTCTCGGCGGCCACATGCGCGCCCACGGCATCGGCGACGAGAGCGGCAACCTCGATGACGACGACACCGCCAGCGACTGGGAGGACAAATTTGGTACCAACACTAGCAAGCGAATGTACCAATTGCGGACCAACCCTAATCGCCTCAAGAGCTGCAAGACGTGCGAGAATTGCGGGAAAGAATTCCTGTCATGGAAATCCTTCCTTGAGCACGGCAACGGCAAATGCACCTCTGACGATGCCTCTGAGTCGCTCCCGTCGTCCGAGGACGGAGACGAGGACGGTGGGAGCAGGCGCGGCGGGGGAGCGTGGTCGAAGCGGAAGAGATCGCTGAGGTCCCACACGACCACGAGCGAGGAGGACGATATCCTCCTCGCCACCTGTCTCATGCAGCTGGCAAACACAGTGGTGGATCTTGAGCCAGAGGAGTCATGCGCCTCTGCCAGCAAGGAGGAGGAGAGGCGGAACAGCCGGGCCGCGGCACTGGCCAAAGGGGTATCGAGCCCCAGGGGTGTGTTCGAATGCAAGGCATGCAAAAAAGTATTCAATTCCCACCAAGCATTGGGAGGGCACAGAGCCAGCCACAAAAAGGTGAAAGGATGTTTCGCTGCGAAACAAGACGAACCAGACGAGGTGGCAAACAACGATCAGGATTTCTTCCCATCTTCAAAACCATCGTTCCAAATGGAGCAGCAGCAACAGCCTCTTGTGGGGGCGGCAAGGAGGAAGTCCAAGGTACACGAGTGCTCCATCTGCCACCGCGTGTTCAACTCTGGACAGGCACTAGGAGGACACAAGCGATGCCACTGGATTATCTCAAACACGTCAGCAGAAACATCATCATTACCAAAGTTCCAGTTCCAAGATCAGGCCGGCGTTGGCATCCGTGCTGATAAGCTAGACCTAAACGTGCCAGCGTGGGCCCAAGTGAGGCGGGAGCAGCTCAGCTTTGACGTGTCGACAGACATGCGCCTCCAGCCATGGATCGGGAGTCAGAAGGAAGTTAGTTACGTTGACGATGAAGCTGATAGCAAGTTAAAGTTGGCCAAATTGTGCGATTTGAACGATAAAAATGTGGCTTCGTCTCAATGGTTGCAGGTAGGGATTGGCTCTACTGCAACTCAACTTCCTCCTCCTACTCCTTCTGCTCCAGATGCTTAGTTATAAATTAACCTAACatgaatttttgtatatttttgcaTTCACTCTGTACATTTTATTGTTTAGCGAGGTTCAAGTCTAACCTATTTATTATGTTCATTCTTGAGAATCTGAAGAACTTCGGTCATTTCTTCATGTATGTAACTATGTTTCTACTTTCTATTCCATTGAATCCTCAATTTGCATGCTTCGGTTTTTATGTACTATTATAGTGTGCCAATctaaagaatatatatttggtGACATCAATTACTATTTACTAGTACAAAACTCAGAATATTATATCAATCATAATTAGTTTAAgtactcaaaattttaattttaagaaaaataatagaaaaaagaagttAGTTATCTGATCATTTGTAAAGTAAAATTGGAAACTACCAATGCAGCAAGAATAGGATGTCGTCTCAACGTGATTCTTGAAGCTAAAAAATGGgatttatcaatttaaataaagaaaaagagaactTAAAAGCCAACCACGACAATGATTTGGAGTATTCACATGATTTCTGAGGAGCAATAATTAATAagcttttcaattttgattgaCATAATAGctagtatttaaataaaacattctacaggttattttttaaataacttATTCCAATAAAACGAAAAGAGCCAAAGTTCATTTGTAAAGCAACGGATAAATCGAAATCTTGAGAAATATTTTCTGAAAAGGAACCTTGAAGAATGTTGTATCCAGTTTGTCACGCGGCTGATCCACAATTTAAAATGCGttaaattgcaatttattatttttagcatAAATTAAAACGAATGATATCCCTACAAATATTTAACTACATCAATTTGTTTCCTCCTTGTTTTTGGTTGAAGCTACACAGTAGAACCCTACTATACCGCATACACGTTGAAGAATACTAAAATTCATATGGATAAAAACTATGGAAGCGTAATCAAGAACCTAATTAAGCACATGGTTATATATGGTGTGACCGAAAGATTTCACAGTAGTAAATATAAACTCCCACcccaacaattaaaaatgtaataagTTTACTCTTGAAAAAAAGACAATATCATGACCGTTgtgtatattttgtgaaattatatagtgtatttatattattataaattactagtataatgTTTCCAATACTATGATGAAGGTGGTGTATGTCATCACTTATGAGGCTATAGATGTCAATTCAGTCTGAAATGACCTTAAAATGAATAGTCCTGATCAACTCGATAGGGTTGGTTCGAAATTTATCTGAACTGGCCATAAATGAGTTGattcttagagcatccacatcgCATCGCGCTTTGAGACAAGCCGGATAAGAGACGGCGATGCGAAGCGCATCTCGTCACCATCTTGTCGCGTCTCACCCGGAGGAGCCGTCTTGGAGACAGCCCGCCATGCGCCTTGGCGACGTGGCGAGCTGTGGTTCGTgtgtgacgcccactcgccggcccacgagtgggcgtcgtttatatccgttaaaattgattttttttaaaaaaaatcagaagaaattcaaaaattaaaaaaataatatgaaaataattccaaaaattatcCTAGCCGTTTATAGCAGTTTATagccatttttttcaaatttgtaatttttttcaatttttttaaagcctccaatcacttctataaataccaaatcattcccacaaattatccaccataaaaaaactctctattctcactcaaacactctatattcttcatctcaaaacatttttcttctcccaaattgaatcaatttatgtgttttttatgtttttaggattttaaattgtaactttattttatttaatgaagtgtgttttttattaattggatttgttgaaaataaaaataaaaaatgaaattgaatgaatagttaagagatgagatggttaagagatggaagGATCTAGGTGCTATCTCTTACTTAAAAGATGgagtgaaaagtacagtgtggctcatgaatagtgaagagatgagggGGTTAAGAGATagtgttgtggatggcttagagcatccgcatcgTGTCTCGATGCGGGCTCTATCTCGTCTCTCTGAGACGAGACCGCATCGAGATAGCGATGCAAGCTCCCGTCTCGTCCCCATCTTGTCGCGAGGCTCGCCCGGGAGAGGAAGCTGGCGAGCTCCCATTCGTCCGTGAtgcccactcgccggcccgcgagtgggcgtcgtttatatccgttgaaaatatttttttttgttttttttaaaaaaatcaggaaaatcaaaaatttaaaaaaattcccaaaaatatactatccgtttatagttgtttttttttcaaatttttaattttttttaaatccctcaaatataaatatcaaatcatccccacaaattatccaccataaaaaaaactctctattctcactaaaatttttattgttttaggattttaaattgtaattttattttatttaatgaagtgtgtttttattaattgaatttgttggaaataaaaataaacaatattaattgaatttgttggaaataaaaataaaaaatgaaattgaatgaattgttaagagatgagatggttaagagatggagggatgtgggtgttgtctCTTAATTAAGAGATGGgatgaaaagtacagtggggccatgaatagtgaagagatgagacggttaagagacggataaaaGATAAGGATGTGGATgccttaatatttttattttcaatttattattattagtttttcaagcttttaaaagttaatacgatattactccattatttaGTGATAAAAATTGTATTCTACGTCACCATATGAGTTACATATTCGTTCAACTTAAAATAATCATCATTTgcatttatattcatttcttatagatataaaatcataaatacaaatatattaattaaaaaatattttaaacattttcAATAGCCCGATTAACTTGAGGATTAGTCCGAAATCCAAAGGGTTATAGCTGAAAATATAAAACGTGAAAAATTCTCAACCTGAATAGTATGCACTCAAATAGCGGACAAATCGAGCCGAATGGAATTACATGACACATGCATAGAAAGCAAAGACTGAAAACTCTGATAGATGAAATCttaaatctataattaagTGATATCCCTTTATAAGTAAGTTCAATTAAtgaaaacataaacttccgTTAAAACGCGTTTATGACAAAAGAGACGAGGTCTGGTCCACCATTTTCCCTCACTAAACGgtaattactaataaaaaactCCCTCCCTCCCTTCTCAAAGAATTATTTTCCCCACCACtaatttcaagtttcaaccCCAACGATCCAAAAATAATGCCAAATCGCCTCTTAATAAAACCAACTATTCATTGCCATAAATTTCCCCAATaatttactagtactaattattCGATTAAATGCGGAATCCCACTTTGGTCAAGTGGGCATGCCTAAAACTAAATGCACTTAATTTTTGCTCATCCCACAGATCTCCTCTTATTCAGTTATTCTCACACGGCTAATCACATTTACGTTCAACAAAGtcaatttttcactttaaaaatattgggTTGTAGTATTAGAATTTGTGAGTTGAGTCAAGgaaaaactttatttattccGTGAGTCTAGTCCATGGGTGTGGTTACTAAAATTTACTATCATTTTGGTTGACTTGCATAAAagcaaattataataaattgaatattgcTGTAACCTCTCTTAGTTCCGAGAATACCCTCATAATATTACAAGGCATTCGGAAAATCAAGGGCTTTtaaggaaagaaaataaagaaaagagacGAATTGAATGCAATGGTCGCATGTTACATGTTTTGTGAGCTTTATATAAGATTTTCGGGATATTAATTGTGTTTTGCCgttttacataaaaatataacctAAAAAACAATCCAGAATCTaatttgtgtaattttaattttctttttaattccGTTTCATGTGTATATATTCCCTGGGGGAGGAATGCTTGTCACCTACTCCTCTTTAGCTTTCTCCACACTGTATGTATTGTAGAGTACTTGGTTCAAAAAAACACAGAGAGAGACACGGTGGGTGCGTGATAGAAGCAAGTTACTAAgttgttattttgatttggcATGGAGAAGAAACAGAGATGCAAGCTGTGTTTCAGAAAATTCGCGAACGGGAGAGCTCTAGGCGGCCACATGAGATCTCACATGATGAAGTTTTACGCAGAGGATTCGCTGCTACCGTCGGAGTCATCGATCTCGGACACGACGCCGGAGGAACACGTGGCGCGCTGCCTGATGATGATGTCGAGGGACACGTGGCACAGGAGATATGATAAGGAAGACGAACAAGAGAAAGTAATTGCCAAGAATAAATATCGGTGCGATGAATGCAAGAAGCTGTTCCGGTCGTATCAGGCGCTGGGCGGCCACAGAGCCAGCCACAAAAAGATCAAAGTTGTTGGCGTTAAGAATCACCAGTGCCCCTTCTGCCACAGGATTTTCTCGTCGGGGCAAGCGCTCGGCGGCCACAAGAGATCGCATTTCCTCCAGAATCCGTCTACAATTTCTCAGGTTTTGAGCATAGATCTGAATCTGCCGGCGCCCGTTGACGAGGATGAAGGGACACAAATCGCGATTTCAATTTTGAGGTAGAAACTAAAATGGATGTAGTATGTTACTGTAAGTGTAACTACTAGCTGAATTTTGCATTAATACAGACATTTATTTGGGCTAATGTTGCTTGCAGTGATGAAGGTTAACATAATTTTGCAAATGGGGATTTATCATTATGGTTGTacatcacttttatttatctatgTTTGATAAAGAGATTGGAAATTCGATCACAGGAAAAGTGTAGTTATTCCAACTGTCAGTGGACAATTGAGGAAGAGTTCATCAATTCCAAAACTCTTTACACTGCATGATAGTGTCTTCTGCAGTTTCTGAAAAATTGTTGGTTGCAGTAATCAATGCTggtaattttgttttgcatcAAATGACAATTGAAATTTGGAGTTTTGGGCAGTCAATTAATAAGCTGTTTGCTAACTAAACATGTGAAAATAAATGGGGaaatatgtgttttatttttcataaaagaaaaggaacttttgtaattttaaaattttacaactTTTAATGTAGTCGTATGACTattgttgattttttcttttttctgaaAAACCGAGTCTTCATGAAGTGTTTTCCTCATCTCATGTTGACATCATTTTGCTagaaaaaagtagtagtactagtttcTTTAGAGACAAGTTTGACCACTTCATAAGTAATTTTACTTGGCAGAAGAATCAGTCAACAAGTAACTCTGGCATGGTCtacattgaaaaatattagatataAGTACGAATTATAATCAACAAAAGATGACAAAGTGAAGTGAgctaaataaaattgaaacatttttaCTAACACTGGCGGTGTGAGATAAGTCAAGAGTCATCAAAATTGGGCAAATTTTGGAttcaaatcataaattatgCAACCAAAGACAAGtttgaattcaaatataaaaatgttatatttataatgctaTGAAGTGGAGTATGAAATATGTTCGCCTCCCTTTTAGAATAGTCCTGCTAAAAGAGATGGCAATAGAAAGTGTACGCAAAGTAGCCAATAAGTGTAAATTGGAGAATATAccacttttcttttgcttCCTACCAAGTGTGTCAACTacttacatttttatatttatatattacatCAGAAAATGGgttcaaaatatcaaaaattgatgatttattgttattatattgttgttctttttatacataaaattgaaGGAAAATTGAATACTGGATAAGTTTTAATTGATAGGGCGTCTTAAAACGTTGAaacttactttatttaactacCAATTTATCTGTTTCTTTGTGGGCGTAAGAGATAAGTTTGGCCATCCATAGTCAACGAGCATATAAAGGGTTGGAATAATTATGTGACAAAacctattattattaatctaACTTGTTTGCATATGAAATTGCCATAAAATTTTCCAAACCGTGACATGAGTTCGTCAAGGAGAGATTTAAGGTGTTCCAAGTTGAAATTTTCCAAGGGGAAAAGACAAGTGGTAAAACACCTTCATTATGAAGCAtgacaataataattttttgtgtaACTCTTTCTCgatgataataattaataataatgtgtcGACAATTTTCAATATAGTATGTTATTTTGCTCAATTGCAAAATTCTTCTTCCATACTTAGTGAATTACTAACGCGTACGGTCTTAGTCATTAAAACAAGCACATTTTCTTCAGTCTACCTttaaaaatctatattttcacattatctatattaaGAACTGTTAGCCCTATTTGCATTTGTGCAAGTGCATTTATGTTAAGATGTGAAAATAACCAACCAATCGTAGTAATTGCATTCTAATTTAAGTCCATTGATAGTGCATCACCATCACTATGGAGATTTTTAGGGCCTTTTCTTGTAACattaaagtaagatagaaTTGTATGGCTTTTAAATGTTTCTTTTGGACCAATTGTAggttctttgttttttttagattaaaaaaattagtgtaatATATCAGTAAAATTGATGAGcaattattattcattatCGTGTGCTGTGGTTTCCAAGTCAATTTAGTCAAGAGGTCGGTCAAGTCATGTCAAGTTTTTCCAGTTTCTGCTCCCCACACCATGGCACCACCTCAAACTTCCATTTTCCATTACCTTTGCGCCTCCTTTCTGGTTAAATAGAGTATGAAAAGTACATTAGAttatatttaaacttattaatttggtgaattatGAAGTACTAATTCATTATTCATAGTTGTGAAGTCCCTCTCACATACCCAACTCTCTTTATGTGGTTATTGCTGAACGTAAGAGGAGATTGATAGGACAGTTCTATTAGGCCTGTACTTTCTATCGGTTAAATTATGAACTTACCATGACAGCAACCCTCTGTTTTCCATCGTTTAGTAACTTTAGTGACGGAATTTTTTAGTGACAAGCTTTTTAATTACGGCTCTGTCCAACACTAATCCGTCACTAGCCCTGTTTAGTAACAAAATTTTGCTGATCAGTGACGAAATTACACAAAAGCAATCAACAAAAGTatacaaagaataaaataaccATAGTTATATTGCAACAAGTAGAAAACCTATGAAGGtaaaacaaaaccaaatacATAACCCTAAACTGCAGCGGTCGGTGATTTTTTAGAATGTAAAAGTGTGCACCAGTTGGTACGTATTTCCGAATTTGgcaaatttatcaaaacaGTACCTAAAATCAATGTGATTTCTATGGTTAGTTCCTTATCATAGATGATTTTCCAAAGAATCGAAAATGGCTCACGACATCTCCacataaaactaatagtagataaaaaaaaatactactctcCTTGAgctatttttgttatatggaATTATTGTTTACTTATGGATTGAAATTGTGAGATATTCCAAGGCCCCTTAATAACTCTCACCACTTGAGCTATTTTTGTTACATGAGATAGTTCAGTTATCTTTCTTACTAATCATATCTTAtcaaacatgaaaaataatcgACCTTATTGctattatgttttgtttctGATGAACAATAACCATCgctacaaaaaataaatgctcATTAGTGACGgaatttgtgttgaaaagCGTAAGCCACTAATTAGTGACAGATTAGTTTCCCACTAATATGAACTTACCATGACAGTCGCCCTTTGgcagttagtactttagtgaCGGAACTTTTTAGTGACAAGATTTTTAATAATGGCTCTGTGACACTAATCTGTCACTAACCATGTTCAGTGACGAAATTTTGCTGATTAGTGACAAGATTGCACAAAAGCAATCAACAAAAGTATgcaaagaataaaataagcatAATTTATTGCAACAAGCAGAAAACCTGTGAAGGtaaaacaaaaccaaatacATAACCCTATACTGCACCGGTCGATGATTTTTTAGAATGTAAATGTGTGCACCAGTTGGCACGTATTGGCGAATTTAGCAAATTTACCAAAACAGTACCTAAAATCAATGTGATTTCTATGGTTAGTTACTTATCATTGATGATTCACAAAGAATTGAAAATGGCTCGCGACATCTCCgtgtaaaattatatactctatCGCTCTAGACATTATTTACCATTACCACTTATGATTGATGATTctcaaaagaattaaaaattatcaCCATTGAGATCTCGTTCTTCAATAATCAGCAAGAAGGAGTTAATCGCTATGGTTCTATTGAGACGGATATTGCTGTTTGATTTGATTCCATTTCTAGTATTGCTGCGGCATCATTTTTCTAGAATTAAATTGTTCTTTTCTCCCAAACCCAAATGaaatgatcattttttttttcttttttttgaaaataaatatacaagtTGGGCCTGGCCCACTTTAAGAAGATTTAAAGACTTAACTGGTCGGATGTTTCCAA is drawn from Salvia hispanica cultivar TCC Black 2014 chromosome 6, UniMelb_Shisp_WGS_1.0, whole genome shotgun sequence and contains these coding sequences:
- the LOC125194623 gene encoding PR domain zinc finger protein 5-like; its protein translation is MFSLCLITVLFCALMACLNDHPNFKHYCKVCKKGFMCGRALGGHMRAHGIGDESGNLDDDDTASDWEDKFGTNTSKRMYQLRTNPNRLKSCKTCENCGKEFLSWKSFLEHGNGKCTSDDASESLPSSEDGDEDGGSRRGGGAWSKRKRSLRSHTTTSEEDDILLATCLMQLANTVVDLEPEESCASASKEEERRNSRAAALAKGVSSPRGVFECKACKKVFNSHQALGGHRASHKKVKGCFAAKQDEPDEVANNDQDFFPSSKPSFQMEQQQQPLVGAARRKSKVHECSICHRVFNSGQALGGHKRCHWIISNTSAETSSLPKFQFQDQAGVGIRADKLDLNVPAWAQVRREQLSFDVSTDMRLQPWIGSQKEVSYVDDEADSKLKLAKLCDLNDKNVASSQWLQVGIGSTATQLPPPTPSAPDAYEKQRCKLCFRKFANGRALGGHMRSHMMKFYAEDSLLPSESSISDTTPEEHVARCLMMMSRDTWHRRYDKEDEQEKVIAKNKYRCDECKKLFRSYQALGGHRASHKKIKVVGVKNHQCPFCHRIFSSGQALGGHKRSHFLQNPSTISQVLSIDLNLPAPVDEDEGTQIAISILR